A genomic stretch from Erigeron canadensis isolate Cc75 chromosome 9, C_canadensis_v1, whole genome shotgun sequence includes:
- the LOC122580951 gene encoding thioredoxin H-type-like — MGLCFSSSPTEDDEPTSHPHFAGGNVTLITTKDAWDRKVSESKTQGKIVVANFSASWCGPCKSIAPYYIELSEQHPSLVFLTVDVDELTEFSTQWEVKATPTFFFLRDGQQFDKLVGANKPELQKKITSIVDSQVPAGQK, encoded by the exons AGCCCGACAGAAGATGATGAGCCTACTAGTCATCCTCACTTTGCTGGAGGTAATGTGACTCTCATCACTACCAAGGATGCTTGGGACCGAAAGGTCTCAGAATCAAAGACGCAAGGCAAAATA GTGGTTGCCAACTTCAGTGCATCTTGGTGTGGTCCTTGCAAATCGATTGCGCCGTACTACATTGAGCTTTCAGAGCAACATCCTTCTCTTGTATTTCTGACGGTAGATGTTGATGAATTAACG GAGTTTAGCACACAATGGGAAGTAAAAGCTACTCCTACATTCTTCTTTCTTAGAGATGGGCAACAATTCGATAAGCTTGTGGGAGCCAACAAGCCCGAACTCCAGAAAAAGATAACCAGCATTGTGGATTCACAAGTCCCCGCTGGTCAAAAGTAA